The following coding sequences are from one Deltaproteobacteria bacterium window:
- the rplT gene encoding 50S ribosomal protein L20 — MPRVKRGFKARRRRKKILHLAKGYRGARHRNFKQAKETVERGLCFAYRDRRTKKRNFRALWIVRINAACREHGLSYSRFMAGLTKAGAALDRKVLAYIAVTDPRVFAALAEKAKAA; from the coding sequence ATGCCACGAGTAAAAAGGGGCTTTAAGGCCCGAAGAAGACGGAAAAAGATCCTGCACCTCGCCAAGGGTTACCGTGGTGCCAGGCATCGCAATTTCAAGCAGGCAAAAGAGACCGTGGAGCGGGGGTTGTGTTTCGCCTACCGGGATCGCAGGACAAAAAAACGCAATTTCCGGGCGTTATGGATCGTCCGAATAAACGCAGCTTGCCGGGAACACGGACTCTCCTACAGCAGGTTCATGGCCGGGCTTACGAAGGCAGGGGCCGCCCTCGACAGGAAGGTCCTCGCCTATATAGCGGTGACGGATCCTCGTGTCTTTGCCGCTTTGGCCGAAAAGGCCAAGGCCGCCTGA
- a CDS encoding pyridoxal phosphate-dependent aminotransferase, with protein MGLTTGDPISSKMISFMEKSSWIRKMFEEGIRLKAEHGADKVCDFSLGNPDLPPPEAFNTALERAARDHSRGVHAYMPNAGLLPVRQRIAERIEKDHGVRPGPDDVILTCGAAGGLNIIFKALLDPGDEVITPSPYFVEYGFYVDNHGGRLVSVPTRPDFSLDLESIERAIGDRTKAVLINSPNNPTGAIYSEADLASLADILARAGVRLGRPVYLVSDEPYRRLAFSGETVPQVLSLYPESIITTSFSKDLSIPGERIGYVVVNPRASHRPLLVGAMVLANRILGFVNAPALMQRVTSDVLDMCVDVGVYERRRNLFAGILGDAGYEFSLPRGAFYFFPKTPIPDDTEFVRLLQEELILTVPGTGFGCPGHFRIAFCVDESVIERSRKGFARAMEKARSRLGGQKAL; from the coding sequence ATGGGTCTCACAACAGGAGATCCCATTTCATCCAAGATGATTTCGTTCATGGAGAAGTCTTCCTGGATCAGGAAGATGTTCGAGGAAGGTATCCGTCTCAAGGCCGAGCATGGGGCCGACAAGGTCTGCGATTTCAGCCTCGGGAACCCTGACCTTCCTCCTCCCGAGGCATTCAACACTGCCCTCGAACGGGCCGCCCGTGACCACTCCCGGGGAGTGCATGCCTACATGCCCAACGCGGGCCTTCTCCCGGTGAGGCAGAGGATTGCCGAGCGGATCGAAAAGGATCACGGTGTCCGGCCGGGCCCTGACGACGTGATCCTTACCTGTGGAGCGGCCGGCGGGCTCAACATCATATTCAAGGCCCTGCTCGACCCAGGCGACGAGGTCATCACCCCAAGCCCCTATTTCGTCGAGTACGGTTTCTATGTGGACAACCACGGAGGTCGCCTCGTTTCCGTGCCTACACGGCCGGACTTTTCCCTGGATCTCGAATCCATCGAAAGGGCGATAGGCGACAGGACCAAGGCGGTCCTCATCAACTCTCCTAATAACCCCACCGGGGCTATCTACTCAGAGGCCGATCTTGCCTCGCTCGCAGACATACTCGCACGCGCAGGAGTTCGACTCGGCCGTCCGGTATACCTCGTTTCGGACGAACCCTACAGGAGGCTTGCCTTTTCGGGCGAGACGGTTCCGCAGGTCCTTTCCCTTTATCCCGAGAGCATCATAACCACCTCCTTTTCCAAGGACCTTTCCATCCCAGGCGAGCGGATCGGCTATGTAGTTGTGAACCCCAGGGCCTCACACCGGCCTCTGCTCGTAGGCGCAATGGTCCTCGCAAACCGGATCCTCGGCTTTGTAAATGCACCTGCCCTTATGCAGCGGGTTACATCCGATGTGCTCGACATGTGCGTTGATGTCGGGGTATATGAGAGACGTCGTAACCTCTTCGCAGGGATCCTTGGGGATGCGGGCTACGAGTTTTCCCTCCCCCGCGGGGCGTTTTATTTCTTTCCAAAGACGCCGATTCCGGACGACACCGAGTTCGTCCGTCTCTTGCAGGAAGAACTCATCCTGACCGTTCCCGGAACGGGTTTCGGATGTCCTGGCCATTTCCGGATCGCGTTTTGCGTGGATGAGTCCGTCATCGAGCGCTCCAGGAAGGGTTTTGCCAGGGCGATGGAAAAGGCCCGCAGCCGATTGGGCGGTCAAAAGGCATTATGA
- a CDS encoding DUF2892 domain-containing protein yields MKMEQWIRAIAGTFILVSVGLGYFVHRYWFFFTAFVGLNLLQSAFTKWCLMEDILDKLGIAKKER; encoded by the coding sequence ATGAAGATGGAACAATGGATAAGGGCCATAGCTGGTACGTTCATTCTGGTCTCTGTCGGACTTGGGTATTTTGTGCACAGGTACTGGTTTTTCTTCACGGCCTTCGTTGGGCTCAACCTTCTTCAGTCGGCCTTCACGAAATGGTGTCTAATGGAGGATATCCTTGATAAACTCGGGATTGCGAAGAAAGAGCGGTGA
- the thrS gene encoding threonine--tRNA ligase, which yields MHGTPVREVLSPRLSKRQARELILARMDGRLVDLTHPVEQDCSLEPVFSGDPDTIEIIRHSTAHVMAQAVKELFPGAKVAIGPAIENGFYYDFDYERPFTPEDLARIEERMREIAKAAYPISREVLGIQKAREIFASRGEIYKIELIDELSRAGETEVTLYRQSGFLDLCRGPHVPDTGRLGAFKLTGVAGAYWRGDERNPMLQRIYGASFLDKKELAAYLERIEEAKRRDHRRIGKDLDLFSIQEEIGPGLILWHPKGAMLRRVIEDFWKDEHIRRGYDLLYTPHIAKRDLWKTSGHLDFYSESMYAPMMIDEVSYQIKPMNCPFHIAVYNSRRRSYRELPLRWCELGTVYRYERTGTLHGLMRVRGFTQDDAHVFCRPDQLDTMIHEILDLTLFVLRVFGFDRYDIYLSTRPERFVGTEENWERATAALEGALKAEGLAYEIDPGEGVFYGPKIDIKIRDCLDRSWQCSTIQVDFNLPERFEVNYIGQDGHPRQAIMIHRALMGSLERFVGVLIEHYAGAFPFWLAPVQAVVLTVTDRQDAWAVEIRERLKAAGFRVEADLRNEKLGKKIREAQLAKIPYMLVVGDEEMREGRLNPRSRSGDVIGSMTVEECIQLFTRESMQSMGQGRRPA from the coding sequence ATGCATGGTACCCCTGTCAGGGAGGTGCTTTCCCCAAGGCTGAGCAAGCGCCAGGCCCGTGAGCTTATACTCGCCCGTATGGACGGCAGGCTCGTAGATCTGACCCATCCGGTGGAACAGGACTGCTCCCTGGAGCCGGTCTTTTCAGGAGATCCGGATACCATCGAGATCATCCGTCATTCGACTGCCCATGTGATGGCCCAGGCGGTCAAGGAGCTTTTTCCTGGCGCGAAGGTGGCCATAGGTCCTGCCATCGAAAACGGTTTCTACTACGATTTCGATTACGAGCGCCCTTTTACCCCGGAAGATCTTGCCCGGATCGAGGAAAGGATGAGAGAGATCGCCAAGGCGGCGTATCCCATCTCACGTGAGGTGCTCGGCATCCAAAAGGCACGAGAGATCTTTGCCTCCCGCGGGGAGATTTACAAGATCGAGCTCATTGACGAGCTTTCCAGGGCGGGGGAGACGGAGGTCACCCTGTACAGACAGTCAGGTTTTCTCGATCTTTGCCGGGGCCCTCATGTCCCGGACACGGGAAGGCTCGGGGCATTCAAGCTCACTGGCGTGGCCGGGGCATATTGGCGGGGGGATGAGCGCAACCCCATGCTCCAGCGGATTTACGGGGCCTCCTTCCTGGACAAGAAGGAGCTTGCCGCCTATCTCGAGCGCATCGAGGAGGCCAAGAGGCGTGATCACCGAAGGATCGGCAAGGATCTCGACCTCTTTTCCATCCAGGAGGAGATCGGCCCGGGTCTCATCCTCTGGCATCCGAAGGGGGCTATGCTCCGGCGGGTCATCGAAGATTTCTGGAAGGATGAGCACATACGGCGCGGCTACGATCTCCTTTACACACCCCACATAGCCAAGCGCGACCTGTGGAAGACGAGCGGCCACCTCGATTTCTATTCGGAGAGCATGTACGCCCCCATGATGATCGACGAGGTGAGCTATCAGATCAAGCCCATGAATTGCCCTTTTCACATCGCGGTGTACAACTCCCGCCGCAGGAGTTACCGGGAGCTTCCGCTTCGATGGTGCGAACTCGGGACCGTTTATCGCTACGAAAGGACTGGGACGCTCCATGGTCTTATGCGTGTGAGGGGGTTTACCCAGGATGACGCCCACGTCTTCTGCCGGCCGGATCAGCTGGATACCATGATCCACGAGATCCTCGATCTCACCCTCTTTGTCCTCAGGGTCTTTGGCTTTGACCGTTACGATATCTATCTTTCCACGCGACCCGAGCGCTTCGTGGGGACCGAGGAGAACTGGGAGCGGGCGACTGCCGCCTTGGAAGGTGCGCTCAAGGCCGAGGGCCTTGCCTATGAGATCGACCCGGGCGAGGGGGTCTTCTATGGGCCCAAGATCGACATCAAGATCCGGGACTGTCTGGACCGTTCCTGGCAGTGTTCTACCATCCAAGTGGATTTCAACCTGCCCGAGAGGTTCGAAGTGAACTATATCGGGCAAGACGGCCACCCACGCCAGGCCATCATGATCCACCGTGCCCTCATGGGTTCCCTCGAACGATTCGTGGGCGTCCTCATCGAGCATTATGCAGGGGCCTTTCCTTTCTGGCTCGCCCCGGTCCAGGCCGTTGTCCTGACTGTGACCGACCGTCAGGACGCGTGGGCCGTGGAGATACGGGAGAGACTCAAGGCCGCTGGATTTCGGGTCGAAGCGGATCTCAGGAACGAAAAACTGGGGAAGAAGATCCGCGAGGCCCAGTTGGCCAAGATTCCGTACATGCTTGTGGTCGGAGACGAGGAGATGCGTGAGGGCAGGCTGAATCCGCGCTCCCGCAGCGGAGATGTGATAGGATCCATGACAGTGGAGGAATGTATCCAGCTCTTTACGCGTGAATCCATGCAATCAATGGGACAGGGAAGGAGGCCGGCCTAA
- the pheS gene encoding phenylalanine--tRNA ligase subunit alpha — MLERLDDLDARALTEICSASSHEELEAIRIRLLGKKGEVTLALKAVGTLPREDRPRIGQRVNEIRNTIEAAIARRKAELPRCDAGPLPGVDLTLPGRGRPAGRLHPITRTMERICSIFQSMGYTIAEGPEVELDYYNFEALNIPPDHPARDMQDTFYVDQAVLLRTHTSPIQVRTMEKYPPPLRIVAPGKVYRCDSDVTHTPMFHQVEGLMVEDDVSFADLKGTLTTFIHEIFGPETAVRFRPSFFPFTEPSAEVDIRCVMCRGDGCRVCSNTGWLEVLGAGMVHPAVFRHVGYDPEHVTGFAFGLGVERIAMLTYGIDDIRLFYENDLRFLRMF, encoded by the coding sequence ATGCTCGAACGGCTCGACGATCTCGATGCCCGGGCGCTGACTGAGATTTGCTCCGCTTCCTCCCATGAGGAACTGGAGGCCATCAGGATCCGTCTCCTCGGTAAAAAGGGGGAGGTGACCCTTGCCCTCAAGGCGGTAGGGACCCTCCCACGGGAGGATCGTCCGCGTATCGGCCAGAGGGTCAACGAGATCAGGAACACCATCGAGGCCGCCATCGCCCGTAGGAAAGCCGAACTGCCCCGGTGCGATGCCGGTCCTTTACCCGGGGTGGATCTCACCCTTCCAGGCCGGGGACGACCGGCTGGAAGGCTGCATCCCATAACGCGGACCATGGAGAGGATCTGCAGCATCTTTCAGTCCATGGGATACACGATAGCCGAGGGGCCGGAGGTGGAACTCGATTATTACAATTTCGAGGCCCTCAATATCCCCCCCGATCACCCGGCTCGGGACATGCAGGACACCTTCTATGTGGATCAAGCAGTGCTTCTCCGGACCCATACCTCGCCCATTCAGGTGAGGACCATGGAGAAATATCCCCCGCCCCTTCGAATCGTGGCCCCGGGAAAGGTCTACAGGTGCGATTCGGACGTCACCCACACCCCCATGTTCCACCAGGTAGAAGGCCTCATGGTTGAAGATGACGTATCCTTCGCGGATCTCAAGGGGACGCTTACCACGTTCATACACGAGATCTTCGGTCCGGAGACGGCGGTGCGCTTCCGCCCGAGTTTTTTCCCGTTCACCGAACCGAGCGCAGAGGTGGACATCAGGTGCGTCATGTGCCGAGGAGATGGGTGCAGGGTGTGTTCCAATACTGGGTGGCTTGAGGTCCTTGGCGCCGGCATGGTGCATCCTGCTGTTTTCCGCCATGTCGGGTACGATCCGGAACACGTGACGGGCTTTGCCTTTGGCCTCGGGGTGGAAAGGATCGCCATGCTCACGTACGGGATCGACGATATCCGCCTTTTTTACGAAAATGATCTCAGATTCCTGAGGATGTTCTGA
- the rpmI gene encoding 50S ribosomal protein L35, whose protein sequence is MPKIKTKRAAAKRFTVTGTGKFVAQRPGKRHLLTHKSRKRKRNLRSDYVVSDAVKRAIKRMLPNL, encoded by the coding sequence ATGCCAAAAATCAAGACCAAGCGGGCTGCCGCAAAGCGATTCACTGTCACAGGAACGGGCAAGTTCGTCGCCCAGCGTCCGGGAAAGAGACATCTACTCACCCACAAGTCCCGAAAGCGCAAGAGGAATCTCAGAAGTGATTATGTCGTCTCGGACGCCGTGAAAAGGGCGATCAAACGCATGTTACCTAATCTTTAG
- the infC gene encoding translation initiation factor IF-3 has protein sequence MAKELEVRVNQQIDAPQVRLIGQDGKQLGIMSVQEALLRAQEEGLDLVEVAAQAKPPVCKIMNYGKFKYEQSKRAQEAKKKQSFIQVKEIKLRPQTDDHDLDVKKRHIRAFLKEGNKVKLTIRFRGREIVHKHLGFDALQRLFEDLADVAVIEASPAPEGRTLTMVIAPKK, from the coding sequence ATCGCAAAGGAATTGGAAGTTCGGGTGAATCAGCAGATTGACGCCCCACAGGTCAGGCTCATTGGCCAGGATGGGAAACAGCTTGGGATCATGTCTGTGCAGGAGGCGCTTCTTAGGGCCCAGGAAGAGGGTCTGGATCTCGTGGAGGTCGCGGCCCAGGCAAAGCCGCCGGTCTGCAAGATCATGAATTACGGCAAGTTCAAGTATGAACAGAGCAAAAGGGCACAGGAGGCCAAGAAAAAGCAGAGCTTCATCCAGGTCAAGGAGATAAAGCTCAGGCCGCAGACCGATGACCACGATCTCGATGTGAAGAAACGCCATATCCGTGCGTTCCTCAAGGAAGGGAACAAGGTCAAGCTGACCATCAGGTTTCGGGGAAGAGAGATCGTTCACAAGCACCTCGGTTTCGATGCGCTTCAAAGGCTCTTCGAAGACCTTGCGGATGTGGCGGTCATAGAGGCAAGCCCTGCCCCTGAAGGGCGTACGCTGACCATGGTCATTGCGCCAAAAAAATAA